AGGTTGGTAAGAGCAAGAACAGAATTGATGCTGCCTCCGGCAGGAAGTGAGGCTCGCTGGCGCGAGGAAGTGATGCCCGGAGAAACATCCGGGGAAGTGATGCTGA
The Mesotoga infera genome window above contains:
- a CDS encoding hydrolase-like protein; the encoded protein is MLPPAGSEARWREEVMPGETSGEVML